In the Thermodesulfovibrio yellowstonii DSM 11347 genome, one interval contains:
- a CDS encoding TdeIII family type II restriction endonuclease — protein MEIGSDINETIEKVIINSLRKKFQSYNPETSHMPFHYRLLGKDRMTLFSFIQSLNTTFGTSIFEPVAETLAKLKHKQAKRRYVLGNKISKEAQKEIQNIINELTIGKNPDKKEEIERIRRVCQEGEIVKLKTTLVDFCVISYDDNIHLFDIKTAKPNIGEFKSYKRTLLEWLAIFFYENPEAKVNSYIAIPYNPYEPKPYERWTLKGMLDLENELMVADEFWNFLGGEGAYEEVLNCFERAGIKLRPEIHEYFAKFK, from the coding sequence ATGGAAATAGGTAGTGATATAAATGAAACAATTGAAAAAGTAATAATCAACAGTTTAAGAAAAAAATTTCAATCTTATAATCCAGAAACCTCTCATATGCCTTTCCATTACAGACTGCTTGGAAAAGACAGGATGACTTTATTTTCTTTCATCCAATCTTTAAATACCACTTTTGGCACATCAATTTTTGAACCAGTTGCAGAGACTTTAGCCAAGTTAAAACATAAACAAGCAAAAAGAAGGTATGTATTAGGCAATAAAATAAGCAAGGAAGCTCAAAAAGAAATCCAAAATATAATAAATGAATTAACAATTGGAAAAAATCCAGATAAAAAAGAAGAAATTGAGCGAATTAGAAGAGTCTGTCAAGAAGGAGAAATTGTCAAACTAAAAACAACGTTGGTTGATTTCTGTGTCATAAGCTATGACGATAATATTCATCTTTTTGATATTAAAACTGCAAAACCAAATATTGGTGAATTTAAGAGTTATAAAAGAACTCTTCTTGAGTGGCTCGCTATCTTTTTCTACGAAAATCCTGAGGCAAAGGTCAATTCATATATAGCAATTCCATATAATCCCTATGAACCCAAACCCTATGAGCGTTGGACACTGAAAGGAATGCTTGATTTAGAAAATGAGTTGATGGTTGCAGATGAATTCTGGAACTTTCTTGGTGGTGAAGGGGCTTATGAGGAAGTTTTAAATTGTTTTGAAAGGGCTGGAATAAAGTTAAGACCAGAGATACATGAATATTTTGCAAAATTTAAGTAG
- a CDS encoding type I restriction enzyme HsdR N-terminal domain-containing protein — MEIQLNKTPESPEERKKLIGDIIKEEEELFAQSIGYIQRLMIERLINCGYKLSDMEINKGYEVIVSDKEKFVTSVDILLILEGKVVFAIKCTPASIDSWERFMIAFCRVVEPYQIPFAMVTDGKEGRVIDVLTGEVKETMDIPSKQEFLKVLPDIKFIPYSEERLPKERRILYAFDAIKCCPTCNI; from the coding sequence ATGGAAATACAACTCAATAAAACACCTGAGTCTCCAGAAGAGAGGAAAAAACTTATTGGGGATATTATCAAGGAAGAGGAGGAACTTTTTGCACAAAGTATTGGATATATTCAGAGGTTAATGATAGAAAGGTTAATAAATTGTGGCTATAAACTTAGTGATATGGAAATCAATAAAGGCTACGAAGTTATTGTATCAGATAAGGAAAAGTTTGTTACATCTGTTGATATTCTTTTAATCCTTGAAGGAAAGGTTGTATTTGCAATTAAATGTACTCCTGCTTCCATTGATTCATGGGAAAGATTCATGATTGCATTTTGTAGAGTAGTTGAACCCTATCAGATTCCTTTTGCTATGGTTACTGATGGGAAGGAGGGAAGGGTTATAGATGTGCTTACGGGCGAGGTTAAGGAAACAATGGATATTCCCTCAAAGCAAGAGTTTTTGAAAGTTTTGCCAGATATAAAATTCATTCCCTACAGCGAGGAAAGACTTCCAAAGGAAAGAAGAATACTTTATGCTTTTGATGCCATAAAGTGCTGTCCAACCTGTAATATATGA
- a CDS encoding restriction endonuclease subunit M, with amino-acid sequence MESYKQQVLDIIEQNIKLITPKEAARWATEYLKKNITVSNIAYLIQYGRLKNYGSNGNPLIDKDELKDYYDSFRNELYQKSSIFKDINWHLSFSEYKESERTKHVHRLHPYKGKFIPQLVEYFLDSHTDEFKKEVYFKKDDIVLDPFCGSGTTLVQANELGIHAVGIDVSYFNSLISNIKIKKHEISKIYNEIKRLTDEIEDFNKNSKVSSFENELNEELSKFNNKYFPFSDFKIAIRNKEIDENKYANERLKDFLPLYYKLVNKYSIKLKQDREDAFIDKWFLSTVRDEIEFMKEKVLEINDKDVKNVIMIILSRTVRSCRATTHSDLATLKEPVFEPYYCKKHGKICKPIFSIINWWKTYTVDTIKRLREFEKIRTDTFQICLTGDSKAIDIFEQIKNINPDFANILINKKFRGIFSSPPYVGLIDYHEQHAYAYEMFGFERRDELEIGPLYKGQGEEAKMSYIKGIADVLKNCKRFLQKNYDIFLVANDKFNLYPKIAELAGMRIVEEFKRPVLNRVEKNRETLYSESIFHLKEK; translated from the coding sequence ATGGAAAGTTATAAACAGCAAGTTTTGGATATTATAGAACAGAATATAAAATTAATCACTCCAAAAGAAGCCGCCCGATGGGCTACAGAATATCTTAAGAAAAATATTACTGTTTCAAATATAGCATATTTAATTCAATACGGAAGGCTCAAAAACTATGGAAGCAATGGAAATCCTCTCATAGATAAAGATGAATTAAAAGACTATTATGACTCCTTCAGAAACGAACTTTATCAAAAAAGTTCAATTTTTAAGGATATAAATTGGCATTTGTCTTTCAGTGAGTATAAAGAATCTGAAAGAACAAAACATGTTCACAGATTACATCCCTATAAGGGTAAATTCATTCCTCAGTTAGTGGAATATTTTCTTGATTCTCACACAGATGAGTTTAAAAAAGAAGTTTATTTCAAAAAAGATGATATTGTTTTAGACCCTTTTTGTGGGAGTGGAACAACGCTTGTTCAAGCAAATGAATTAGGAATTCATGCTGTTGGAATTGATGTTTCTTACTTTAATTCACTCATTAGCAACATAAAAATAAAAAAGCATGAAATTTCAAAAATATACAATGAAATAAAAAGATTGACTGATGAAATTGAAGATTTTAATAAGAATAGTAAAGTATCATCTTTTGAAAATGAACTAAACGAAGAACTTTCAAAATTTAACAACAAATATTTTCCATTTTCAGATTTTAAAATAGCAATTAGAAATAAAGAGATTGACGAGAACAAATACGCAAATGAAAGATTAAAAGATTTTCTTCCACTTTACTACAAATTAGTTAATAAATACAGTATAAAACTCAAACAGGATAGGGAAGATGCATTCATTGATAAGTGGTTTCTATCTACTGTAAGAGATGAAATAGAGTTTATGAAAGAGAAAGTTTTAGAAATAAATGATAAAGATGTTAAAAATGTAATCATGATAATTTTGAGTAGAACTGTTCGTTCCTGTAGAGCCACAACTCATTCAGATTTAGCAACTTTAAAAGAGCCTGTATTTGAACCCTATTATTGTAAAAAACATGGTAAGATTTGTAAGCCTATTTTTTCAATTATAAACTGGTGGAAAACATATACAGTAGATACCATTAAAAGATTGAGAGAGTTTGAAAAAATAAGAACCGATACTTTTCAGATATGTTTAACAGGAGATAGTAAAGCAATTGATATATTTGAACAAATTAAGAACATTAATCCTGATTTTGCTAACATACTAATAAATAAAAAATTCAGAGGTATATTTTCAAGCCCTCCCTATGTGGGATTGATTGATTACCATGAACAGCATGCATATGCCTATGAGATGTTCGGTTTTGAAAGAAGAGACGAATTGGAAATAGGACCTCTTTATAAGGGACAAGGAGAGGAAGCTAAAATGTCTTATATTAAAGGAATTGCTGATGTTTTAAAAAATTGCAAAAGATTTCTTCAAAAAAATTACGATATTTTCCTTGTTGCAAACGATAAATTTAATCTCTATCCCAAAATTGCTGAATTAGCAGGGATGCGAATAGTTGAAGAATTTAAAAGACCTGTTCTTAACAGGGTGGAAAAAAACAGAGAAACTCTATATTCAGAGTCAATTTTTCATTTAAAGGAAAAATAA
- a CDS encoding NAD+ synthase: MKKIRLALCQINPIVGDIEGNFSKILSFKEKAVKEKADIIVFPELILTGYTPEDLLFYPSFIKKANEALNKLIENVKDFVMILGLPVKEEDLYNSAVILAEQKVIDTYHKIYLPNYSVFDEMRYFKSGKRASVYEYSGVLFGVNICEDIFHPTLPSPIQASSGAELIINISASPFYAGKFEKKLRMLSTRAYDMGVFIAYLNTVGGQDEIVFDGRSMVISPSGEIITMGKAFEEDFIVVDLDLEEVTRVRMREPKIRWESEFERAEIIKISGEQKKSLAVQSLQPSAFSLKILSEEEEIFKALKTGLRDYVEKNGFSRVCLGLSGGIDSSFVALVATDALGSDRVTGVFMPSRYTSRESKEDVYELVKNLGIELIEISIDEIFEEYLRRLADTFKGLPEDTTEENIQSRIRGNILMAISNKFGWLVITTGNKSEMAVGYATLYGDMAGGFAVIKDVYKTQVYRVAKWASRDRIPERIFKKPPSAELRPGQTDQDTLPPYEILDEILKRHIEKCMSEEEIVEQGFDRDTVRKVLRMVKKAEFKRRQSPPGIKISPVSLGKDWRFPITNRFGE, encoded by the coding sequence ATGAAAAAAATTAGATTAGCTCTATGTCAGATAAATCCTATAGTAGGTGATATAGAGGGTAATTTTAGTAAAATTCTATCATTTAAAGAAAAAGCTGTTAAAGAAAAGGCTGATATAATTGTTTTTCCAGAATTAATCCTCACAGGATATACTCCAGAAGATCTTCTTTTCTATCCATCCTTTATAAAAAAAGCAAATGAAGCCTTGAACAAATTGATTGAGAATGTAAAAGATTTTGTAATGATTCTTGGATTACCTGTAAAAGAAGAAGACCTCTATAACTCCGCAGTTATTTTAGCTGAACAAAAAGTAATAGATACCTACCATAAGATTTATCTTCCCAACTACAGTGTTTTTGATGAGATGCGATACTTCAAATCAGGCAAAAGAGCTTCTGTTTATGAATACAGCGGAGTTTTATTTGGAGTTAATATTTGTGAAGATATATTCCATCCTACATTACCAAGTCCTATTCAGGCATCCTCAGGAGCAGAGTTGATAATTAATATATCTGCTTCACCCTTTTATGCAGGCAAATTTGAAAAAAAACTAAGGATGCTTTCAACAAGAGCCTATGACATGGGAGTGTTTATTGCCTATTTGAATACAGTGGGTGGACAGGATGAGATTGTTTTTGATGGAAGAAGCATGGTTATTTCTCCTTCAGGAGAGATAATTACAATGGGCAAAGCCTTTGAAGAAGACTTTATAGTTGTTGACCTTGACCTTGAAGAGGTAACAAGGGTAAGAATGAGAGAACCTAAAATAAGATGGGAATCTGAATTTGAAAGGGCAGAGATAATAAAAATTTCAGGTGAGCAAAAAAAATCTTTAGCGGTACAGTCTCTTCAGCCTTCAGCCTTCAGCCTAAAGATTCTTAGCGAAGAAGAAGAAATATTCAAGGCTTTGAAAACAGGCTTAAGGGACTATGTAGAGAAAAATGGCTTTAGCAGAGTATGTCTTGGCTTAAGCGGAGGAATTGACTCTTCCTTTGTTGCTTTGGTTGCAACCGATGCATTGGGAAGTGATAGAGTTACAGGAGTTTTCATGCCTTCAAGATATACTTCAAGGGAAAGTAAAGAAGATGTTTATGAACTTGTAAAAAATCTCGGGATTGAGCTTATAGAGATTTCCATAGATGAGATTTTTGAGGAGTATCTCAGAAGGCTTGCGGATACTTTTAAAGGCTTGCCAGAAGATACAACTGAAGAGAATATTCAAAGCAGAATTCGCGGAAACATTCTTATGGCGATTTCAAACAAATTCGGCTGGCTTGTAATTACAACAGGAAATAAATCAGAGATGGCAGTTGGCTATGCCACATTGTATGGTGACATGGCTGGTGGATTTGCAGTTATAAAAGATGTTTATAAAACACAGGTTTACAGAGTGGCAAAATGGGCATCACGGGATAGAATTCCAGAAAGAATATTTAAAAAACCACCGTCAGCAGAGCTAAGACCTGGACAGACTGATCAGGATACTTTACCACCCTATGAGATTCTTGATGAGATACTAAAAAGGCATATTGAAAAATGTATGAGTGAAGAAGAAATAGTGGAACAAGGATTTGACAGAGACACTGTGAGAAAAGTTTTAAGGATGGTTAAGAAAGCTGAATTTAAGCGTAGACAGTCACCTCCTGGAATAAAAATATCTCCTGTCTCCCTTGGCAAAGATTGGAGATTTCCGATTACGAATAGATTTGGAGAATGA
- the thiC gene encoding phosphomethylpyrimidine synthase ThiC codes for MTRIEMAKKGIITEEVRQVAQEEGVFPEELSQNIAEGRVVITRNILRNIKPLGIGKGLRTKINANIGTSRDKTDIQEELEKLDIAVKYGADAVMDLSTGGPLTEMRRAILKHSSVSIGTVPIYEVAVRAIEKYGNIVKMTVDDIFNVIEEHAKDGVDFVTVHCGVTKKIVEMLKSGDRVLPIVSRGGSILADWICYHDKENPLYEYFDRLLELAKKYDLTLSLGDGLRPGCLADATDRYQLIELITIGKLKDIAISEGVQCIIEGPGHLPLNHVETNIKLQKSICKEAPFYVLGPLVTDCAMGYDHIAAAIGGALAGMYGADFLCYVTPSEHIRLPDKEDVKEGVIASRIAAHAADIAKGYAKAWQRDNKMAEARRNFDWQSQISLSFDPDKVHSMRSERPPLEDEKVCSMCGEFCAIKISRRAVE; via the coding sequence ATGACAAGAATAGAAATGGCTAAAAAAGGAATAATCACTGAGGAAGTAAGGCAGGTGGCCCAAGAGGAAGGAGTTTTTCCTGAAGAGCTTTCACAGAATATTGCAGAGGGAAGGGTTGTTATAACAAGAAATATTTTAAGGAATATAAAACCTCTCGGAATTGGTAAAGGACTTAGAACCAAGATAAATGCCAACATAGGAACTTCAAGAGACAAGACAGATATACAGGAGGAGCTTGAAAAGCTTGATATTGCTGTAAAATACGGAGCAGATGCGGTAATGGACCTTTCCACAGGAGGTCCGCTCACAGAAATGAGGAGGGCAATACTTAAGCATTCATCCGTAAGTATCGGGACTGTTCCAATTTATGAAGTTGCTGTGAGAGCAATTGAAAAATATGGAAATATTGTAAAAATGACAGTTGATGATATATTTAATGTTATAGAGGAACATGCAAAGGATGGAGTAGATTTTGTAACTGTTCACTGCGGAGTTACAAAAAAGATTGTTGAAATGCTTAAATCTGGTGACAGAGTTTTGCCAATTGTTAGCAGAGGAGGTTCAATACTTGCAGACTGGATATGCTATCATGACAAGGAAAATCCTCTTTATGAATACTTTGATAGGCTTCTTGAGCTTGCTAAAAAGTATGATTTAACACTTAGTCTTGGAGATGGATTAAGACCTGGATGCCTTGCCGATGCAACAGATAGATATCAATTAATTGAACTTATAACTATTGGCAAATTAAAAGACATAGCTATTTCAGAAGGAGTTCAATGCATAATTGAAGGTCCTGGGCATCTTCCTTTAAATCATGTTGAGACAAATATTAAGCTTCAGAAAAGCATTTGTAAAGAAGCACCATTTTATGTTTTGGGTCCACTTGTAACAGATTGTGCGATGGGTTATGACCATATTGCAGCAGCAATAGGTGGCGCTTTAGCAGGCATGTATGGTGCGGATTTTCTATGTTATGTAACTCCGTCAGAGCATATAAGACTTCCTGATAAAGAAGATGTGAAAGAGGGAGTTATTGCTTCACGGATAGCAGCTCATGCTGCAGACATTGCAAAAGGTTATGCAAAAGCGTGGCAGAGAGACAACAAAATGGCAGAGGCAAGGAGAAATTTTGACTGGCAGAGTCAGATTTCTCTATCCTTTGATCCAGACAAAGTTCATTCAATGCGTTCAGAAAGACCACCTCTTGAAGATGAAAAAGTATGCAGTATGTGTGGTGAGTTTTGTGCAATAAAAATTTCAAGACGAGCTGTTGAATAG
- the thiE gene encoding thiamine phosphate synthase: protein MNFKLYLISDRKIFPNKETFFRAVEIALKAGIKALQLREKDLTAKELYNLAKKLREITKRNDAMLFINDRIDIALAVEADGVHLPQSGFPPRIVREVWKDRFLIGVSTHSIDEAKEASEWADFITFSPIFHTPSKAHYGEPQGVEKLKEVKESVKCKVFALGGIKLENVHELIPYCDGIALISGILAQRNIEGTVKKFKEILGENI from the coding sequence ATGAATTTTAAGCTTTATCTTATAAGTGATAGGAAGATTTTTCCCAATAAAGAAACTTTTTTCCGAGCAGTAGAAATTGCTTTGAAGGCAGGTATTAAGGCTTTGCAGTTGAGGGAGAAGGATTTGACAGCAAAGGAGCTTTACAATCTTGCAAAAAAATTGAGAGAGATAACTAAAAGAAATGATGCCATGCTATTCATAAATGACAGAATTGATATAGCTTTGGCTGTTGAAGCTGATGGAGTTCATCTTCCACAGAGTGGGTTTCCTCCTCGTATTGTAAGAGAAGTATGGAAAGATAGATTTCTAATAGGTGTATCAACTCACTCTATTGATGAGGCAAAGGAGGCATCAGAATGGGCTGATTTTATTACCTTCAGTCCTATTTTCCATACTCCATCAAAGGCTCACTATGGAGAACCTCAGGGAGTGGAAAAATTAAAGGAGGTTAAAGAATCTGTAAAATGCAAAGTTTTTGCACTTGGAGGAATTAAGCTGGAAAATGTTCATGAGTTAATTCCCTACTGTGACGGAATTGCTCTGATAAGTGGTATACTTGCTCAAAGGAATATTGAAGGAACAGTCAAAAAATTTAAAGAAATTTTAGGAGAAAACATATGA
- a CDS encoding NAD(P)-binding domain-containing protein, with amino-acid sequence MRKLSVAIIGAGPAGIATAVELKTAGIKDIAIFEKAGNFCYTIRRLYPEGKRVDRNYKGINMISEGVCSFETETKEQFLERIEKYIKDYKIEIFYNTEINGLERSGQYYIIKAGTYTVAHAYVVVIATGVFDRPRKPSYPIPEEIKNRVFFELPKELPEGEKILIVGGGNTAAELACILSGKCDVYLSYRRPDFFRINEENLRELEKRKDQITFFLGTEIKALEPEKEAVKVIFHDGHTEVFSKIFYCLGGSTPRNLLEKMGIKFKDSLPDIDEFGESNLERVFLIGDVAVKRGSIIYAFNSAHRAVERILEKYHILFNSSS; translated from the coding sequence ATGAGAAAGCTATCCGTTGCAATAATTGGTGCAGGTCCTGCTGGTATTGCTACAGCAGTAGAGTTAAAAACAGCGGGCATAAAAGATATCGCTATTTTTGAAAAGGCTGGTAATTTTTGTTATACAATAAGAAGACTCTATCCTGAAGGCAAAAGAGTGGACAGAAACTACAAAGGCATAAATATGATTTCAGAGGGAGTCTGTTCCTTTGAAACAGAAACAAAGGAACAATTTCTTGAAAGAATTGAAAAATATATTAAAGACTATAAAATAGAAATTTTTTACAATACGGAAATTAACGGGCTTGAAAGGTCTGGACAATATTATATTATTAAAGCTGGAACATATACGGTTGCCCATGCATATGTTGTAGTTATTGCTACAGGAGTTTTTGATAGACCCAGAAAGCCATCCTATCCCATTCCTGAAGAAATAAAAAATAGAGTTTTTTTTGAACTTCCTAAAGAATTACCAGAAGGAGAAAAAATACTAATTGTTGGAGGAGGAAATACAGCTGCTGAACTTGCCTGTATTCTATCAGGAAAATGCGATGTATACTTATCTTACAGAAGACCTGACTTTTTTAGAATAAATGAAGAAAATCTCAGAGAACTTGAAAAGAGAAAAGACCAAATAACCTTTTTTTTGGGCACAGAGATAAAAGCATTAGAGCCTGAAAAAGAAGCGGTAAAAGTTATATTCCATGATGGACATACTGAAGTATTCTCAAAAATTTTTTACTGTCTTGGAGGAAGCACGCCAAGAAACCTTCTTGAGAAAATGGGTATAAAATTTAAAGACTCGCTTCCAGATATTGATGAATTTGGAGAAAGCAATCTTGAAAGAGTTTTTCTTATCGGTGATGTAGCAGTCAAAAGAGGCAGTATAATTTACGCGTTTAACTCCGCTCACAGAGCTGTAGAAAGAATTCTTGAAAAGTATCACATTCTATTCAACAGCTCGTCTTGA
- a CDS encoding DNA-methyltransferase — protein sequence MGTYHKLIIGDATSMKEIEDESVHLMITSPPYFNAPFDYKGLFKSYEAYFEMIQKVAEETYRVLKKGRVAVINIDDMLIDGEKFTIVADVTKIFQSAGFKYRDRIIWKKPDGYLRISRRSGVLLQNPYPMYFYPDNLLESILIFQKGKFNYSSVPKDLKEESKIDKKEFLENKWYSTLWEMVNVLPNSSLEKDIAAFPEELPYRIIKLFSYIGETVLDPFAGSGTTMKVARKLGRNSIGIEINKSLLSVIKKKLGFEGQLSLGEHGDRLEIIIREEEKVEYFC from the coding sequence ATGGGAACCTATCATAAACTGATAATTGGTGATGCTACCAGCATGAAAGAGATTGAAGATGAATCCGTTCATTTAATGATTACCTCTCCACCATACTTTAATGCTCCTTTTGATTATAAGGGACTGTTTAAAAGTTATGAGGCTTATTTTGAAATGATTCAAAAAGTTGCAGAAGAAACATACAGAGTTTTAAAGAAAGGCAGAGTAGCAGTTATAAATATTGATGACATGTTGATAGATGGTGAAAAATTTACAATTGTTGCTGATGTGACAAAGATTTTTCAGTCTGCAGGCTTTAAATATAGAGACAGAATCATCTGGAAAAAACCAGATGGCTACCTACGAATAAGCAGACGAAGTGGGGTGCTTCTTCAGAATCCTTATCCTATGTATTTTTATCCTGATAACCTTCTTGAAAGTATACTCATATTTCAGAAAGGCAAATTTAATTATAGTTCAGTGCCGAAGGATTTAAAGGAAGAGTCAAAAATTGATAAAAAAGAATTTTTAGAGAATAAATGGTATTCAACATTATGGGAGATGGTTAATGTTTTACCCAATTCTTCTTTGGAAAAGGATATAGCAGCATTTCCAGAGGAGTTACCTTATAGGATTATTAAACTGTTTTCTTATATAGGAGAAACAGTGTTGGATCCCTTCGCAGGTTCGGGAACAACAATGAAAGTAGCAAGAAAACTTGGTAGAAATAGTATAGGTATTGAAATAAATAAATCTTTGTTATCTGTGATAAAGAAAAAGCTTGGTTTTGAGGGACAACTTTCGCTGGGTGAACACGGGGATAGATTGGAAATTATAATTAGAGAGGAAGAAAAAGTTGAATATTTTTGCTGA